The nucleotide window CTATGTCTTCAATGTTTCCTGTGGGTGGGTAGAAGTTTACTATCACTATTACTATTGGTTTTGCCTTTATCTTCTCCATGTATTCCCTGTGTAGGGGGTTTTCTGGTTGTAGGAGTATTCCAGCATATATTTTTGGGTGTAGTGTTTTTATTAGTCCTTCTGGGGCTTCCGGTGTTTCCAGGTATTCTGATACTTCTATGGCTTTGTATCCTAGGTTTCTTATGTGTTTTGCTGTTCCACTTGTGGCTATTATTTCCAGTTTCAGTTTCCCTATGGCTTCCAATATTACTTCTAGGTTTTGTTTGTCGTGTACGGATATTATTGCCGCCTCTCCTTTATCCAATTCTGTATCCTTTAATTATTGTTTGGTTTTGTTTGGTTTTAAGGTTTTCCCTTCTTCATCTCTTTTTAGGGTTTCTTTCCCCATGATTTGTACGTATATTGTGGATGCGGCTATTATGGTTGCTGTGAAGTGGAATCCGTATTGTAGCCCCATGTTGTCGGCTATTATTCCTATGGCTATTGGTCCTATTATGAATCCTATGTCTCCGAATAGTCTGTATATTCCCATGGCTATTCCATGGGGGTATTCTATGCTGGCGTCTGAGGCCATGGCTATTGGTGCTTGTCCCCCTGCCCCTGTGGTTAATCCCAGTATTGTGCATGCTAATAGTATTGTGTTGTAGTCTTCTGTTATTGTGAAGTATAGTGTGGAGATTGTGGAGGCTGCTAGGCTTGCCACTATAACCTTCTTTCTCCCGTAGTGGTCTAGGGCGTATCCTGCTGGTATTGTTATTGCTAGGTTTGCTAGGTTGCTTAGGGTTATGGCGTATCCCACTTGGTCTGGTTGTAGGCCTAGTTGTTCTGCGTATAGTGGGATTAGTGTGTTTCTTAGTCCTGTTCTCGTTAGGAACATGGTTAGTGTGGCTATGCATGCTGCCATGTAGCTTTGGTTTTTTATGAGTTCCAATGCCATTTTCATGTTTAACTTGTCTTTGTTTCCATGTTTTCCTTCTTCCATGGTTTTTCCCGCTGTTTCCTCTATGAATAGGTATGATAGTGTGAAGCCTATGAGGGCCATGGCTGAGTATGCGTAGAATGGTGCTCTTATATCGTATATTTCTGCGAGTATTCCTCCTATGCTTGGACCCATGGTGCTTCCTAGGAGTGTGAAGGCTTGGAAGTATCCCATTATTCTCCCCCTTTCTTCTGGTTTTAGTATGTCTTGTAGCATGGTTTGCCTCATGGTCATCCACATGGCTGATCCGAATCCTTGTAGGAATCTGTATGCTAGGAGTTCCCATATGCTTCTTGCTGTGGCGCAGAGTAGTGCTGATACTGTTATTATTATTGTTCCTGCTAGTAGTACTCTCCTTCTTCCCCACATGTCCCCCATGGCTCCCACTGGTATGTCTGCTATTAGTCTTGCCACTGCATATATGGATATGGTTAGGGTGGCTAGGGTGTATGTGGTTTGGAATGTTTT belongs to Candidatus Culexarchaeum yellowstonense and includes:
- a CDS encoding MFS transporter, which codes for MSRSVIRDVLSIYIPAFFIMTGISIISPILPIYAKTFQTTYTLATLTISIYAVARLIADIPVGAMGDMWGRRRVLLAGTIIITVSALLCATARSIWELLAYRFLQGFGSAMWMTMRQTMLQDILKPEERGRIMGYFQAFTLLGSTMGPSIGGILAEIYDIRAPFYAYSAMALIGFTLSYLFIEETAGKTMEEGKHGNKDKLNMKMALELIKNQSYMAACIATLTMFLTRTGLRNTLIPLYAEQLGLQPDQVGYAITLSNLANLAITIPAGYALDHYGRKKVIVASLAASTISTLYFTITEDYNTILLACTILGLTTGAGGQAPIAMASDASIEYPHGIAMGIYRLFGDIGFIIGPIAIGIIADNMGLQYGFHFTATIIAASTIYVQIMGKETLKRDEEGKTLKPNKTKQ
- a CDS encoding IMP cyclohydrolase, translated to MDKGEAAIISVHDKQNLEVILEAIGKLKLEIIATSGTAKHIRNLGYKAIEVSEYLETPEAPEGLIKTLHPKIYAGILLQPENPLHREYMEKIKAKPIVIVIVNFYPPTGNIEDIDIGGVTLARAAAKAALRNGKTIVLTNPKQYSEAAKEIMEHGWITRETAIKLAIQAFQKTSQYENETLERLEEKMKWAKT